From Eremothecium sinecaudum strain ATCC 58844 chromosome III, complete sequence:
CGCTACTCATGAATGTTCAATAATTGTGGAACGAAATGGTACCAAGATATTCAATAAAATAAATGAACGACCGCAAATTTTAACATCTCGCATATCTTATGGAGCCTTAGTGGAGGCTTTAAACACTGAATTCACATTTCCTGATCATAATGTAGTCTATAATAAATAGTTACATAAACGGTTTAACAGCATTCTCTCATGTAGTTGGTAATAGCAATCACAAAACTGACAACTGCACCAGCATTCTAGATTTACAAACATGCGAACTAAGCTTCAAAGCTATTATTTTGTTCGAAAAGCTTACGGCGTTTAAGTTCATCTTGgttttgaagaagttggTTAGAAGGTTTGCGCGCTGAGTTCTTTGGAGGTACCAATTTCCTCTTCCTTCCCAAAAACGTGATAGCCGCTCTTGATGCACCAATTACTTTATTGGTGGATGCAATTTTTACACTTTTTATACCATCTTTAAACTTATCATTCGTATCTTTCTTCCGATGGAAAGCTTTTACTATTGACGGAGGTCCTAGGTGAAAATCGTCATTTTCGTCGTCAGAATTTACAGGAATATTTGACTGCCGAGTTTTGGCGTTTATGAGCTTTATTGTACTGCGCTGCTTTAAACTAAATATATCTTCTGTTTCCTCCATTTCTTCCTCTAAACCAAGGCTATTGCTTTTAGTGCGTTTGTTTTCGAGATTATCAGAACCATTGTCGGTACTGGACAAAAATGATAGTGTTTCCCTCACAAACTGCTCAGATATTACCACCTTCGTTTTTTCCTTCGGTTTGTCCCTAGCTTTTAGAGATAAATCTGCATCATTATCGGAAGTATCAACAACATCCTTAAAACTAACATCATCGACCATGCTCTGGAAAAACGGATGTGATTTAGGATATGTCTTTAAATCTGTAGCATCTGCATTCTCAAGTGTCTTTTGACGCATTTTCTCTAAACGTTTCGCTCTGTACTTTTGAAGTTCTTGGTCTTCATCATCACTTAATATGAGATCCAAGGCTGTTTTGCCTCGTTTCCGGAAACCTCCAGTTTTTATATCTTGCAGGATTTTATTTACCATGCGTTCGTCTTTATCTTTATCTTCTTTAGCGAGGATTTCTCGAATATCATCTCGACTAAAGTTTGCGGTGCTGTAGTCATCTATCATTCTTTCTAATTCAGAGTCATTTTCATCAGAAAAATCTTGATCGACGCCGCCTACACCATGCCATTCATCTTCTGATTCATCAGCTTCTATTTCAACCATCTTGTTAACCCCCTTTCTCTTAAGATCCTTTCTACGTTTTCTCGCTTTCTCATCTAATAACTGCCTTTTCTTGATTAATGCTTCAATAAGTTCACGTGGAGGAGGGTCTTCTGCTTCACTTTCTTGCACATGCTCTGGTGAAGATAAAATGTCCGGAGTATTGGACATTGCTAGACTTTCTGTGGTTTTTTTGGGTGATAAATTATCGACCTTTTTGATCCTGGATGATAGGTAGCCTTGCGATCGATCAGTGCTCACAGCGGTAGGCTTTAAATTACTACCATATGCTCCCAGGTCAATTGCATGGATGGGAAGCTTTTCATTTTCCTGAACTTTCTCCTCATCCGAGATTCTTGGGGCATGAAGTCGCAAGCGATTCTTGACCACaatctcttcttcttcttcttcttcttcttcccCAATTGCTACATTTTCCTGTTCATTTTCTCCGTAATCTTCAACTGTAAATGCATCATAGTCATCTTCATCGTGAATGCTATCAGTTTTCTTGGTGACAATTTGAGAACTGTATCCTTCAGGTTCATCATCACAATCGCTTTCAGGAACCTCTGAATCTAAATCATCCGATGAATTACTATCATAGGCTATGTTATCTTCTGTATTTCTCTTCTCTTGTTGTTTTTCTCGTAAGCGTATTCTGCGGTTTCGTTCAATTTCTAATTCTAGCAGGTTTTCCACTTGTTCTCTTTCGTTTTCTAGTTCCTCCAACGTAATCCCTCGTTTTTCGGTAAGTTCTTTTCTGTGATTTAACAGCTGTTTTCTATTGGCTTGTTTTAAAGAAAGAATAAGTTCTTTTAAAGATGGCGATTGCTGTGTTACCACCTTGGAAGTTGCAGGTGATTTTGCTGCTTTATAGTTTTTCAATTTAATCTGTAACAAAGCTGCTTTCGACATATTTAAAGATGCTGTTTTGTAAGCATCATATTCCTCATCTGAGCCGCTATCTAGATCAATTTGCCGCTCAACAGATTCATGAATTCCAGCTACTCCTTTTATCAGTGATGAATGGCCTCCAGTTTTTGTTGCTTCATTTGTTATTCCGTTAAAGTCATCAAATGTATCATCGTCATTTATGCTATCTAAAGAGGGAGACCTTTTAGCTGAGCATGAACTTTCTTCCTCTGAAGATTCTTCATGTTGCGAAAGTTCATCAAAATTCTTTAAGAAGTCTTCCTTTGAGAACTGTTTTCCTTGAAAAACTGTAGTGGCTTCTTCTTTATGTTCAGTAATCTTGGTGACTTCTTTTTCCTTAGCATATAAGTCTTCTTGTATAGAGTGTATTAGCAGCTTatcatttttctttggaATCTCCACATTATCTGGGACTGTCGGTAAGAAACAGTCTCCTTCCGACTGTATAGGTGGTGATTTCGTCTGAGAGTCTACCCCCTGTGTTTGAATATCATCATAGGTGTTATAACTACCAGAAGCCTCAATTTCAAGAGTCCCATCATGGATTGAATTTTGAACGTCTTGTGTGAGATTTGTGATAACTTGAGTCTGTGTATACTCAACATCAACTTTCTCCTGGAATGGATTGTTATCCCTGAAGCCAGTGAAAAGAGAAGGTTGTGCCACTGTATCATCAAACGCCTGTGTATCTTGTGCTTTAGCATCATTAGTTTTATTAGTATCGGTTGAACATCCCTCCTGAACACTCAATGATCGTCTGTCCGAAGAAATATTAGACTCAAAAATGCCACCAGCACCTAATTTTATCGGTAGAGGTATTTTAGCTAATTCAGAGTTAACTTCACAAACAGTTTGTATACTATCATCTTTCTTATTTGCTAGTTTTTGAGTTACTTGTACAGTAGATGTTTGCTCAATAGGGGTCTCACTTCTGGCTTCCAGCTCCTCTCCATCGTAAATATCGGTAGCAAGATTAACATTCTTTGCATTAGCTCTTGCAAGTCGTTTTTGGACCTTACTTAGGATACTTGTCGCAAGTGGTCTATCAGTTGACTCCGTAGCATCGCCTATAACATGTTCGGCAGTAAACTTAACAATCTCCTTCTTATATGTggttttcttcttcaaccGAGGTGAGCCTAAGCCATCTAATAGATCCATTGGTAATATACAGAATCAAACCTAATGCCAATTCAGGAAAATTCCAGGCAGTTAGGCGTTACTTAAATTATTTAGTTAGTGTTCATGAAACGTGTTTTGCACGAGAAATTTTTACGCGTTATACATTCTATCTCATCGCTAAGTACTATAATGTAATCCAAGTCAGTCTAATGTTAAAAGTATCATTTATAAAGTTCCAGTTATACAAAATTTATTACTTCAGATGATTTATATTGCTCATTTATTTTCCTTATGCTTTTTACTCTTTTTCTTCTCGTCTACATCCAACGCATCTGAAACTCGCTTGTTCGTTTCATTACTTCTTCGATAGTCTTTCTCTGCAGGAGCGATATAATCCTTAGCTCTCGTCTTAGCCTTTTCAGCTTGCTTCTCGGCCTGTTTAATAGAACGCTCTTCGAGCTTCTTAATAGCCTTCTCCTTTTTGTTGAGGAAATATTCACCACTCTCAATTTCCAAATCAACCTTTCTAGGCAATTGGGCAGGTGGGAATGGAGTGTAGACCTTCTTTTCCTTAATCTTCTTAGGAGCTTTACGAGCAACATTCCTCTTCTTAAACATAGGCAAAAACCTAGACCAGTCTTCTTCAGCTAATTCCGGACGCTTAGCCAACTCTCGCTTGATCATGAGTTCTTTAATATGATAAATGGGGTGAATATTCTTCATACAGTCTTCTACAACACGGCGCACCTCTTTCAAACCTTTGTATGGCCCCATAGCACTCACCGTATTACCTTGGACCAGTATGTAACATTTGGTCAGGAGCTCTAATGCCTTCAAAGTATTACCGTCAGGTCCAACCAGACGTTGTCTTCTCTTCACAAAACGCTCTTTGCTTGAAACAATGTTGCCAATCTTAATAATATCACATGCTACATCATCTTGCAAGATTTTAACAGCTTGTGGAAATGGCACTGAACGGGCAAGCAACTTTATTAAATCACGAGCTTTTAAAATAATAGCAGGATCATACGTTTTTCTCGAGGTTTTCACGGTAATGGAACCCTCCACCAAATTTAGTTCACATGCAATATTATGCTTATCAAGAGCTCTGGTAACGTCATTCCAGATAGACTTTAGATAAGTTTCTCTATATTTTGGAAATAAAGTCATGAAGCTTGACTCTTCACTAAAAGGAAGTCCTGAAGCGTTGTGCTCAGGCTTAAACTCCTCTATCTTCCATTTATCAATATCATCAGTATCCCAAGGCTTCTCTTTGTCATGAGTGGAAACCATCTCGTCGATATAGCTTCTGAGTTTACCAATATGTTAGTTTGTTAAGGATGGCTCGCGATGACCTAGTTGTCTGCATACTACTACCTGAAAATTTTCCAGTATTACTTACTAAACCCAGACACTAGAGCCGCCGATATTTGTGATTTTATACAAAAATAAGCTTTAAAGACCAGTGAAGATTCCAATATGGATTAGTGCCATTATTGGCACTGATGTCTACTCGTTAACCCGCCTGGGTCACTTTGTTTTCTGTTTTCGACTTTGTTGTACTACAGCTATGTTTCAGCTTAGTTAAAAAGTATATCACCATCTTGATTTAACATTTAACTAGACAACCTCTTACCTACGTAAACTAGATCTTAGGCAAGAAGAAGGCTTGGGATCACTAAAGCGCTTCTGCAGGTATTCCTATCTTTTGCTTCTCTACCGCCACATCAACTCCTCCTTTcttttttaatatttgGAACCTGCAAAAACTACAGATGAGCTTCTAATCATCGCAAGAAGAAACATTCAGAAACCGGCAGCTATCCACCATGTCTAAAGTCTCAAAAGCATCAAAAGTACCAAGACCAAAATCGCGAAATACCAAGACCAAAAAATCCGAAAAGAAAAAGGTCAAATATAGAGTAGAACAGCTGAACCGACAGAATCTAAGCATTTCAGACCTATCCTCAATTCCAAAACTGAAGAAACCAAGCGCTCTGGAAGCCACCACGCTAGCCAAACGTCATGAAGAGGATACAGAGAAAAATCAAAGGCTACAGGATAAGTCAAAAGAGGTAGATAATGACATGGTCAAGCAACTGGAGATGATATCGGGGTTTTCACTGTAATTAAAATAATACAAAAATGCTAACTACTCTCGAAATAAACAAATATTAGTATTCAATTTCCCTCAGTCGTTCCTGGAAATATTCAAATACATAGGTAATGAATTACATACATTATGACAGGATACGCTTCCTCACTACCATAGTCTAGCCTTCTGTATATATAACATGGGCACGTGCACttaattaaaataatgTCATTATCATGCCTTAACGGTCCTTAAACCTGCATGCGAGCGGAAAATAGCATCACCTTCTGAATATCCCCTTCCTAAACCAAACCCAATTCCCAACCATACTGGAAAAGCACGTCTTTTGAAGAATAAAACAGAGGCAAAAACCCCAACTCCAAATCCTAAACCTGCCTTCACTACCAAGTTAGACAAAACCACGTCCCATTTATTATTTAGAATTGATTTAGTAGACGTTGTAAGCTCCAATTGTTCACTCATCTCGGCGTATTATTCTAGGTTTTGTCAACACTCTTGAATCGTCCTTTTATTACCATATAGAAAGTCTTTACATGTTGTTATTTCATGAAAGCAATAAATTTATTGTTCCGGGTAACTAACAATTTAGAGGAAAATGATTGGCTGGTTCAGTGACTACTAAAGGGACAACGTCAGCATGGTGAAAGATGTCTGTCGCTAATACGATATGTAGAAGGGTGTTATTCTGTCACTGCTCTTGTTTAGATACTTGCTTTCTATAAGGCAACTATAACTTCATTTTTCCAGTAAAATCTGTATGATATTTTTCACTTTGTGATTGTTGATACGATCTCCGACAGAAGTTCAGCGATAAACAACAAAACTAAAGGAAACTGCTGATAACAACGGCATGATATGGAAAATCGTTGGATTATTTGTAGCAATGGTATGCGTATAAattaattatatatttTCCAGGAGTTTTGCAGTTCGTCGAAAATGTGACATGTTACACGGGCCGTTTATATAATTCCATTGTCATTTAAAAGGTAGTGCGACGCCACCGGTGATTTGCAAGTTCCTAACAGAAGTATCAAAGACTAACATAAAATAATGACAACATTGATTCCTCCTCAACAGGCCCCATCCTGGGATTTTACCCCTACTAAAATCCTTGACTTGACGAACAAGACCATTGACGATTCTAATGCTTTATTCGCCAAGCTTGCCAAGATAGAAACCCCTACCATTGAGAATTTTGTGAGGCCTTTGATTGAGAGAGAAAATGAAACTGACCCATTGCTCAACCAACTTACGTTTTTGCTTAATGTGTCCGCGGATAAAGACGTGAGAGATGCATCAACAAAATCCTCTGCTATGTTACAGGATTGGAGTATCGAGACGCAATTAAGACATGATTTATTCATTCAACTTGACAAGCTCTGGTCGATCTACAAGGATAATGGGAAGTTTAAGAAGGAGAATCTTGAGTTTTATCGGTATATGGAAAAAGCCCATAAAAATTATGTTCGTGCAGGTTTAAATCTACCCGAAGATAAGCGCGAATTGGTTAAGACATTGAAGCAAAAAATAGCTGCCAATTGCTTGCAGTACCTTTCGAATTTGGGAGAACAGCAGGAATATGTCGCTTTTACTGAGGAGGAGCTTGAGGGCGTTTCTGACACCTTGAAAGAACAGTTTGAAAAGACTGTGGAAGACGGAGTGGAGAAACTGAAGGTTACTTTTAAGTATCCAGACATCTTCCCTGTCCTTGAAACAGCCAAAAACCCTGAGACCAGAAAGAGAGCCTTTGTTGGAGATCAAAACAAAGTGCCCCAAAACGAGGCCCTCTTGCTTGAGACATTGAAGTTGAGAGATCAGCTTGCGTCTGTTCTAAATTACGACACATATGCTGCTTATAATTTGGAAAAGAAAATGGCCAAGAGGGTCGATGCCGTCATGGACTTTTTAGAGGACTTGAAGGTTCGCTTGGCCGAGGGTGGAATGAAAGACATGGAATTGCTAaagcaattgaagaaaGCGGAGTATGAGGAAATGGGTCGTTCTTATGATGGTCACTTTTATAATTGGGATAACCGTTACTATACTAATAAGTACATGAAGGACCATTACGGTATAGACGATGAGAAAGTGTCTGAGTATTTCCCTATACAAAGCGCAATTGACGGGATGTTGAAGATTTATGAAACTCTCATGAGTTTAAAGTTTGTTGAAGAAAACGACCCAAATAGAAGGAGTGTTTGGCATCAGGATGTTAAACAATTTGCTGTTTGGAATGTAGATGTCAAGGATAAGCCTACTTTTGTGGGCTGGATATACTTTGATTTGCACCCAAGACCTGGTAAGTATGGACACGCTGCAAATTTCGGTCTTTCCTCCTCATACTTGAGGCCTGATGGCTCAAGATCCTATACGGTCACCGCTTTGGTTTGTAACTTCTCAAAGCCAACTCCTACTAAACCATCCTTGTTGAAACACAATGAACTCATTACCTTCTTCCATGAATTAGGTCATGGTATCCACGATCTTGTTGGTAATTGTAGTGTGGGGTCTTTAAATGGGCCTGGTGCTACAGAATTTGACTTCGTTGAAGCTCCATCTCAAATGTTAGAGCACTGGCCATGGAATAAAGACATGTTGCAGCAACTATCACGTCACTATAAAACTGACGAGAAGATACCTGATGAATTGGTCAAGTCTTTAGTTGCAACAAGGAATGTTTTCCGTCCTATGAGATATCTAAGGCAATTACATTTTGGATTCTTCGATATGACCGTACACACCACTAAAGACATTGACCACTTAGATCTTCGCACCTTATGGAATAAGCTCCGCGAAGAAATTACTCATGTTGACAATGGTGGTGTTTTAACTACCGGTTACAATTCTTTCTCGCATATAATGAGCGATGAATATTCTGCCGGTTATTATGGATATTTCTGGGCCAGTGTATTTGCTGATGATATGTACTACACGAGGTTTGCGGATGATCCATTGGATCCTGAAACAGGTCGGGAGTATAGAGACATCATCTTGGCCAGAGGTGCCCTATATGAAATTAGTGATAATTTACATGAATTCTTAGGCAGAGAATCTAACAACACAGCCTTCTTGCAAGATTGTGGCCTAGCTTAATGCAGTAAATGTCCGAATCTATATATGTTTCTGTATCTTTGTAAATGTAAAAAGTCCTGAATTTTCAAGTCTTTTGAGTAAACTCCGATAATGCCTTAAAAGGTTTCACAGCGTAAAAGACGCTTAAAATCAACTGCAACGCTCTTTCGTATCTTTTCACTATCTTAAACCGGCAAAGATCAACAGCTATGAATGCCAGGTACAGTATTAGGTCCACCAAATCAATTATTACCAACCTGATCTTTTGATTAATAGCTTTCAAACTTTCTTCAAACTTCGCTTGGATTTTTTCGGTAAAGCTATCGGAACTCACGGCATTACTAATCGAACTTGACTCCGCTGTCAGGTCATGCCGTATCCTTACCAGCTTTAATAGCTGCCCTAGAGTTTTCCTTATCAAAAGTAAAGACGTAACCAATCTAACCTTCGAGTCCAAGCTGTTGCGCTGTATCCTTTTATATAGAGTATTAGTTGGTCTAATAATACCAATAGCTCTTAACATATCAACAGCATCAAAAACAGACGTTAAAGACTGTAAAGCAGCCAAAAGATAGCCTTCAAACTTCATTGGTTCTTCCCCGGAAGACTTTTCATCTTTATTCATTTCATCTAATGATTTTAAAAGCCCATTATACTTGAATAGTAGTACGGCCAGGTTGGTTTTGGAGCTCATTATACAATAACTACTTCAGGTGCAATGAGACATCATGTATGAGTATATAGTAAAAGGATAAATGGAGTTAAACGAGTCTTGATGTAGTGATGATCCGTATTTCACGATCTTGTACACTGAAATATTTAAGACTTGAAAGTTAATATTAATAATCTTAAACTTATATTCTCCCTACAGACTCCCCTCATAGAGTATTACGGAAGCACGTTCTTAAAGCACTTAGATTGTAGAATGTAACCAAACCCCCAGCATAACAACTTTTAGACGGTGTATTAGCTGCTGCATTGCGTACCCCACCATCTTCAGTGCTCGCGTTAACTTGGCCTTGGTCACGTGGCATAAGGTTCTGGATAAGCACCTCGGCGGCTGGGTCTTTGCAAACCCGTAAGGATAGTAGAGCTTGAATTGGGCAGGTATTTCTAGTTTCGAGCAACCTGACACGAGCATGTGCAATTCAGTAGGAAGTTTTAGGTAGAATGTAGGTCGTAGTTACAAACCCCATGTTTCCGGTACAGTGGCCGTTTACCGCTTTTGGTTGCGATCTCTTTCCTACTCCCCATTTACTAAACCACGTCTGCTACTTTCCCTACTGCATTCCCACGTCTATAATTCCACATGCAAGAGTAGTTAAGTACAAGAAAGTATACTATCCAGGTCATATGACATTAGTCTCCAACGGCACCTGAACAGGATCTGAAAGGAAATCCCACTAACAATAATAACGTCACCGATTCTGCTTCGTTTCCTTCCTAACCTACAATGACAGAATAGTGAAAAAAATCTGTCATGCCTCTACTGTATAAGTGTACGTAATTATAACCTGCAATGAAACAGAAACGGTCACTCCACTTTTCGCTATACACCAAGATTAAAAGCAACTCCACAGCTCTACTGCATACTCTTTAGGTATTCTTTAAATATAACAGATTCAGTGTACAGGTTTTTCATTTCTCTGTCGCAACCTGTCAGTTATAGCCATATTTGAGAGAATAGATCAACTAATTATGCTTGTCAGACCGCGCTTACTACTCTACAGCAGTTAGATCCTGCCCGTATACAGCTAATTATGAAGGGATGATCTTGTTCTGCTTCCTGTGCTAGAATCTCATCCAGCCACGACTCTCCAACACAAATACAAATCATTGTCCTATGATAAGATCACGTTTATAAAGCCTACTAAGAACTTCCAATAGAATCTAGCAAATTTCTGATCCGAATGTATATCTTACTAATAGAAGTCTGACAGAGAGGACTCCCTATTTTTTTGGAAAATCGTTGATCCCGGAATTGTCGATGCCTCCTCCTCTTTTTTCGATCTTCTGAGTCTCAACGCAAAAAAGTTGGCATACCAAAAGCTcttattaaaataaaaaaaaaaacgGACCGCTTCTCTTCTACTTAACCACTCTCTTAACCACCACAAGGTAAAACTTAACTAACAAGCAGAAAAACTGCGACTATGATCACAGCATGCTCTACACAATTATACATTGATGCGTTTTAGAGGTTTTACCGAATTTCCTCTATCGGCTCCTCGAGGAGGTTCTGCCGTACATAGTCGAACTGTTGGGATACAGTACCCTTTAAGTTAACTCCTTAGAGGGCGTTTACTCGACGACTGTCGCCAACAGATATGAATTGATGAGTCTAAACTACTGAATTACTGCAAGGGTCGGTTACTATCGCTATTGGCCACTCGAATCATTTCGCATATTTGTTACTTGATCCTTTCTGCCAGTTCCTGATACCCCATTGATTCCTGCCGAGTGCAAAAGCAATGTTTTCTCACATCATCACTTTTGAATGTCCGGTGATATTCACGTGACACAAGATTATGTGCACCGGTGCTATGCCGGTTGCTGTCCGGCCGGACAGATGGCTGAGCACAAGCTGGAAGTACTTTTGTGTATGGAAAAGGTGTTAGAAACGGACTGTTTCTGCACGTTATAGCAAACGACTATATAGGCTTATCATAGTAATATTGGTGTCTCTGGATAGCTGGCGAAATTCTACGTCCAAAGATACCAATATCACCTACTCGGCCATCCGCATTTTGTAGGATGGCACGATTATTTCTTTCTCCTTGTTCATGCTTTTGCCACCCGGACGTTTTAGCTCTGGGAACTTCACTGTTACCCTACCTAAAACACGCCTCCTGACCAATCAAAACGCAGGATTTCGGCTTTTTTTCCCTCTGCAACATAAATTATGCTTACTTTGTCCGACTTTCTCGCCTTTGCTCACcacttttttttttttttaagaattttattttacttCAGTTATAAAGAACCCAGACATTATACTCGTGTTCGGTTCTCGGAAGGAGTTTATTTTTGGTCACTTTCCCGCAAGTAAGAAAGCACTTCAGCGCTTAAGTTTTAATTACTGGCATAGCCGTTATTAAACGCACAACATCGACAAGTGTTTTGACGCCTTAATTGTGCTGCTCAAATACAATCTGAAATACAGGTCCAACTAGTATTGCGCCgttattttttttttatttttttttattgCATTGTTATTCCCTCTTCTAAGGTATATTTGGTGAATGGCATTGTCACGTAAAAGAATGCGCTCCACGACGCTTCAGGGGCCCGCTTCTTTAAAGAAGCGTCAATGTGTACTTTCGGACATATCATCGGTCGCGCTCCCACGGTCCACTCTTTTGTTGACGAAAACCAACAAACTACGTAATACGAAAAAACAAGGGAGCAGTGATAGTCGCAGCTATAGTAGCAGCGAAGACCTTGATTCCAACTGTGTGCGTGTGCGTGAAGTTGAAAACCAGTTCAACCCGGAATACTATGGCGGTTGTAAAGGTAGCATTTACGCACGAACGCCAAAGTTGGAACCAAAACTACTGGAAACCGTTTCTAGGTATTCAGATTCAGGATCATTAAATATAGAAAAAGACAAAGAGCAGTTCGCAGCTCACGCCTCGCCACTTGACAGCAATTACAGTTTCAATTTTAAGAGGTCTATACCAAGACATTCGTCGTTTTCCATTTCAGGCACGCGACAGAGGCAGGTTCCCAGGTCCGACGTCATTGCGAGAAGCCGTTGCTTTGACTACATCTTGCAATCAATAGACGAGGTGTGGGGGCGTTACTGCAACACAACTTGCACAGCGGAAAACGAAGTTTATGAAAGGTTAGGCAACAGTATTAATGGCTCCGTTACGATATCCGGAAGTCCAAACTCTTCTTTTTTCCAAGCTGCAGGTAATCACAATGGTATAGAACACCGTGAAAGGGAGCTCTCGGATTACGACTTGAGCGATTCCGGATATAAGTCTGAGATAACAAATCCAACAGAGTACGAAACCGATTGTGACTATCGAAAAGTCTCTAAATTGCCGCAATCTATGCAATTACAATCGTTAAAAAATAGGTTGGTCAGGGCAAAAAATGATCTTGAAAATAGCTATGACACCACTGATTGGAATGACTGTGTGTATTTTTGGAGGCGCTGGGATATGATAAAATATAGCGCGGTAGAGATGATGGAGGAAGATGATGACGACGACCTAATAGAGTCGGTTATTGATGAACTTGAAGAAGGTCGCTGCTACAACGACGCATAAGCGCAGCCATTGGTTTTATTTCACTTTTCATTTTACTATTATTTATTTCACTTCACTTTTTTTCATTTAATTCGGGGACATTAAGCAACTATAGCAAGAGAATGAATGTTATTGAGATCAGGGATATTTTGTTACATATTATTGGCAGGCGTGCGTAACGGTGCATCTTTTCCATCCAGCAAAATAGAGTGACGCGGCATGGCGTTTCCTGAATGATGCTTTTTACTGATCCTTTCACTAATAAGTACAAAATTCGCGACATCAAGCGTGACCATGTCAAACATAAAAATCT
This genomic window contains:
- the PRD1 gene encoding metalloendopeptidase (Syntenic homolog of Ashbya gossypii AGR406C; Non-syntenic homolog of Saccharomyces cerevisiae YCL057W (PRD1); Tandem gene duplication in Ashbya gossypii); this translates as MTTLIPPQQAPSWDFTPTKILDLTNKTIDDSNALFAKLAKIETPTIENFVRPLIERENETDPLLNQLTFLLNVSADKDVRDASTKSSAMLQDWSIETQLRHDLFIQLDKLWSIYKDNGKFKKENLEFYRYMEKAHKNYVRAGLNLPEDKRELVKTLKQKIAANCLQYLSNLGEQQEYVAFTEEELEGVSDTLKEQFEKTVEDGVEKLKVTFKYPDIFPVLETAKNPETRKRAFVGDQNKVPQNEALLLETLKLRDQLASVLNYDTYAAYNLEKKMAKRVDAVMDFLEDLKVRLAEGGMKDMELLKQLKKAEYEEMGRSYDGHFYNWDNRYYTNKYMKDHYGIDDEKVSEYFPIQSAIDGMLKIYETLMSLKFVEENDPNRRSVWHQDVKQFAVWNVDVKDKPTFVGWIYFDLHPRPGKYGHAANFGLSSSYLRPDGSRSYTVTALVCNFSKPTPTKPSLLKHNELITFFHELGHGIHDLVGNCSVGSLNGPGATEFDFVEAPSQMLEHWPWNKDMLQQLSRHYKTDEKIPDELVKSLVATRNVFRPMRYLRQLHFGFFDMTVHTTKDIDHLDLRTLWNKLREEITHVDNGGVLTTGYNSFSHIMSDEYSAGYYGYFWASVFADDMYYTRFADDPLDPETGREYRDIILARGALYEISDNLHEFLGRESNNTAFLQDCGLA
- a CDS encoding HCL677Cp (Syntenic homolog of Ashbya gossypii AFR742W; Syntenic homolog of Ashbya gossypii NOHBY668; No homolog in Saccharomyces cerevisiae; Syntenic homolog of Kluyveromyces lactis KLLA0C00594g), yielding MSSKTNLAVLLFKYNGLLKSLDEMNKDEKSSGEEPMKFEGYLLAALQSLTSVFDAVDMLRAIGIIRPTNTLYKRIQRNSLDSKVRLVTSLLLIRKTLGQLLKLVRIRHDLTAESSSISNAVSSDSFTEKIQAKFEESLKAINQKIRLVIIDLVDLILYLAFIAVDLCRFKIVKRYERALQLILSVFYAVKPFKALSEFTQKT
- a CDS encoding HCL676Wp (Syntenic homolog of Ashbya gossypii AFR739C; Syntenic homolog of Ashbya gossypii NOHBY665; No homolog in Saccharomyces cerevisiae; Syntenic homolog of Kluyveromyces lactis KLLA0C00649g) gives rise to the protein MALSRKRMRSTTLQGPASLKKRQCVLSDISSVALPRSTLLLTKTNKLRNTKKQGSSDSRSYSSSEDLDSNCVRVREVENQFNPEYYGGCKGSIYARTPKLEPKLLETVSRYSDSGSLNIEKDKEQFAAHASPLDSNYSFNFKRSIPRHSSFSISGTRQRQVPRSDVIARSRCFDYILQSIDEVWGRYCNTTCTAENEVYERLGNSINGSVTISGSPNSSFFQAAGNHNGIEHRERELSDYDLSDSGYKSEITNPTEYETDCDYRKVSKLPQSMQLQSLKNRLVRAKNDLENSYDTTDWNDCVYFWRRWDMIKYSAVEMMEEDDDDDLIESVIDELEEGRCYNDA